The following proteins come from a genomic window of Lytechinus pictus isolate F3 Inbred chromosome 1, Lp3.0, whole genome shotgun sequence:
- the LOC129263586 gene encoding protein Wnt-1, producing MEGCGRPPLAIKECDGAASPENSGLGCGCRETAFIYSITSAAVTHSVARSCSEGTIESCTCDYKYRGDSGNDWEWGGCSDNVDFGHRFGKKFVDSGEKGRDLRHAMNLHNNEAGRKTVSSEMRRECKCHGMSGSCTIETCWMRLPTFRTVGELIKDRFDGASRVTMRNDGNPSDRETESSFVPYNPSHKQPSSRDLVYFENSPDFCEPNHKFGTPGTRGRECNATSLGVDGCDLLCCQRGSTTTEIKVKERCSCTFHWCCKVKCEECTSYRNVHRCL from the exons ATGGAAGGATGCGGGCGACCACCCCTAGCGATTAAAGAATGTGACGGGGCAGCTTCCCCGGAGAACAGCGGCCTGGGTTGTG GTTGCCGAGAAACTGCGTTCATCTACTCAATAACCAGCGCAGCAGTGACGCACTCGGTGGCGAGATCGTGTAGTGAAGGAACAATCGAATCTTGCACGTGTGATTACAAGTACCGCGGTGACAGTGGAAATGACTGGGAATGGGGCGGTTGCAGTGACAACGTCGACTTCGGCCACCGATTCGGCAAGAAGTTCGTGGACTCGGGCGAAAAAGGACGAGATCTCAGACATGCTATGAACTTGCATAATAATGAAGCAGGGAGAAAA ACCGTTTCCAGTGAGATGCGTCGAGAATGTAAATGCCACGGGATGTCTGGCAGTTGTACCATAGAGACGTGTTGGATGAGATTACCGACCTTTAGAACGGTGGGAGAACTAATCAAGGACCGTTTCGACGGCGCCTCCCGAGTTACAATGAGAAACGACGGCAATCCAAGCGATCGCGAAACCGAATCCAGCTTCGTGCCTTACAACCCATCTCATAAGCAACCTTCCTCACGAGATCTGGTGTATTTTGAAAACTCGCCTGATTTTTGCGAGCCGAATCACAAGTTCGGCACGCCAGGAACGAGAGGGCGGGAATGCAACGCCACGTCATTGGGCGTGGATGGATGCGATCTTTTGTGCTGTCAAAGAGGTTCGACAACAACTGAAatcaaagtaaaagaaagatgTAGTTGCACCTTTCACTGGTGCTGTAAAGTTAAATGCGAAGAGTGTACGTCGTATCGGAACGTGCATAGATGTTTGTAG